Proteins encoded in a region of the bacterium genome:
- the sufB gene encoding Fe-S cluster assembly protein SufB, which yields MSDLSRIPVRDEPKPELNLREDYATRYGFADPEEYFKKFPKGISHEVVEMISRLKNEPDWMREFRHASYDAFLAKPMPKWGDTELLNSIQFDDIHYYVSSAEKPGRSWDDVPANVKRTFDRLGIPEAEQKFLGGVSAQYESEVVYHSLREDLTKLGVIFLDMDSGLREHPELVRQYFGTVIPFADNKFAALNSAVWSGGSFIYVPPGVDVKIPLQAYFRINAKNMGQFERTLIIADKGSRVHYIEGCTAPTYSSDSLHSAVVELVALEGSYIRYTTIQNWSNNVFNLVTKRGMAYADATVEWVDANLGSKLTMKFPCVYLMGERAKAEILSVAFAGDGQHQDAGAKVIHAAPNTTSRITSKSISKGGGRASYRGLVKAYPNATNCKVSVECDALLLDEHSRSDTYPTMEIAAEDVRVEHEARVSKIAEEQIFYLQSRGLSEDEARMLIVNGFFEPFVKELPMEYAVEMNRLIELEMEGSVG from the coding sequence ATGTCTGATCTGTCAAGGATCCCGGTCCGGGATGAACCGAAGCCGGAACTGAACCTCCGCGAGGACTACGCGACCCGCTACGGGTTTGCCGATCCCGAGGAGTATTTCAAGAAATTTCCCAAGGGCATCAGCCATGAGGTGGTCGAGATGATCTCGCGCCTCAAAAACGAGCCCGACTGGATGCGCGAGTTCCGCCACGCGTCCTACGACGCCTTTCTCGCCAAGCCGATGCCGAAGTGGGGCGACACCGAACTGCTCAACTCGATTCAGTTCGACGACATCCATTACTATGTGAGTTCCGCCGAGAAGCCGGGGCGGTCGTGGGACGATGTGCCCGCCAACGTGAAGCGGACCTTTGACCGGCTCGGCATCCCCGAGGCGGAGCAGAAGTTCCTCGGCGGCGTCTCGGCGCAGTACGAATCGGAGGTCGTCTATCACTCCCTGCGCGAGGATCTGACCAAACTCGGCGTGATCTTTCTGGACATGGATTCGGGACTGCGCGAGCATCCCGAACTGGTGCGCCAGTATTTCGGCACCGTCATTCCATTCGCCGACAATAAATTCGCCGCGCTCAACTCGGCGGTCTGGTCGGGCGGCTCCTTCATCTATGTCCCGCCCGGAGTCGATGTGAAGATCCCGTTGCAGGCCTACTTCCGCATCAATGCCAAGAACATGGGGCAGTTTGAGCGGACGCTCATCATTGCCGACAAGGGCTCGCGCGTGCACTACATCGAAGGATGCACCGCGCCGACCTACTCGTCCGACTCTCTGCACTCGGCGGTGGTGGAGCTGGTCGCGCTCGAGGGGTCGTACATTCGCTACACCACGATCCAGAACTGGTCGAACAACGTCTTCAACCTGGTGACCAAGCGCGGCATGGCTTACGCCGACGCCACCGTTGAGTGGGTCGACGCCAACCTTGGTTCCAAACTGACCATGAAGTTTCCGTGTGTGTACCTGATGGGCGAGCGGGCCAAGGCCGAGATTCTTTCGGTCGCGTTTGCCGGCGACGGCCAGCATCAGGACGCCGGCGCCAAAGTCATTCATGCCGCGCCCAACACCACCTCGCGCATCACCTCCAAGTCGATTTCCAAGGGCGGCGGACGCGCCTCCTACCGCGGGCTGGTCAAGGCCTATCCGAACGCGACCAACTGCAAGGTCTCGGTCGAGTGCGACGCGCTGCTGCTGGATGAGCACTCGCGCTCCGACACCTACCCGACGATGGAAATTGCCGCCGAGGATGTCCGCGTCGAGCACGAAGCACGGGTCTCGAAGATTGCCGAGGAGCAGATCTTTTACCTGCAGAGCCGCGGCCTCTCCGAGGACGAGGCGCGCATGCTGATCGTCAACGGCTTCTTCGAGCCGTTTGTGAAGGAACTGCCGATGGAATACGCCGTCGAGATGAACCGTTTGATCGAACTGGAGATGGAAGGATCGGTTGGCTGA
- the sufC gene encoding Fe-S cluster assembly ATPase SufC: protein MSDQHPAFRCENVHVAIGEKEVVKGVSLTIQPGEIHALMGPNGSGKSTFANALMGHPAYTLTQGRIWVNGEDVTEAEADEKSRKGMFLAFQYPVAVPGVTVANFLRAAVKARTGGDEAAMKSFRKDLMAEFEKLEIDPAFATRYVNDGFSGGEKKRLEILQMAMLKPKVALLDETDSGLDIDALQVVSQGINRVVGDKVGVLLVTHYQRILNYVKPHHVHVFMEGRIVRSGGPELAHMLEEKGYEWIENEVRAGAAVA from the coding sequence ATGTCCGACCAGCACCCCGCCTTTCGATGTGAGAATGTCCATGTCGCCATCGGCGAAAAGGAAGTCGTCAAGGGTGTCTCCCTGACGATCCAGCCGGGCGAGATACACGCGCTGATGGGCCCCAACGGCTCCGGCAAGAGCACGTTTGCCAACGCTCTCATGGGCCATCCGGCCTACACGCTCACGCAGGGACGCATCTGGGTCAATGGCGAGGATGTGACGGAGGCCGAGGCCGACGAGAAATCGCGCAAGGGGATGTTCCTCGCCTTCCAGTATCCGGTCGCCGTGCCCGGCGTCACCGTTGCCAACTTCCTGCGCGCCGCGGTCAAGGCGCGCACCGGCGGCGATGAAGCGGCGATGAAGAGTTTCCGCAAGGACCTTATGGCCGAGTTCGAAAAACTGGAGATCGACCCTGCGTTCGCCACGCGCTACGTCAATGACGGGTTCTCCGGCGGCGAAAAGAAGCGCCTGGAGATCCTGCAGATGGCCATGCTCAAGCCGAAGGTCGCGCTGCTCGACGAGACCGATTCCGGCCTCGACATCGACGCCCTCCAGGTCGTGTCACAGGGCATCAATCGCGTGGTCGGGGACAAGGTCGGCGTGCTGTTGGTGACGCATTACCAGCGCATTCTCAATTACGTCAAGCCCCACCACGTCCATGTTTTTATGGAGGGACGGATCGTGCGCTCCGGCGGCCCGGAACTGGCGCACATGCTCGAGGAGAAGGGGTACGAGTGGATCGAAAACGAAGTCCGCGCCGGCGCGGCGGTGGCCTGA
- a CDS encoding Rrf2 family transcriptional regulator, which translates to MKISALEEYGLRCLLRLGRCPEGESLTISEIAEGEGLSVANVRKLMMLLREAGFVQSVRGRAGGYALNGRPEDITIGQVVEALGGRMFDDNFCGKHTGELMICINSTACSVKSLWGVLDGLISGVLHRIRLSDLVGEQGPVVVNLRGHIEATVGQLLGPATPGQGKPLPVIQ; encoded by the coding sequence ATGAAAATCAGCGCGTTGGAAGAATACGGCCTGCGATGCCTCCTGCGGCTGGGACGTTGCCCGGAAGGCGAGTCGCTCACTATCAGCGAAATCGCCGAAGGTGAGGGGCTCTCGGTCGCCAATGTCCGCAAGCTGATGATGCTTCTGCGTGAGGCCGGATTCGTTCAGAGCGTGCGCGGACGCGCCGGCGGCTATGCGCTCAATGGCCGTCCGGAAGACATCACCATCGGTCAGGTGGTCGAGGCGCTGGGCGGACGGATGTTCGACGACAACTTCTGCGGCAAGCACACCGGCGAACTGATGATCTGTATCAACTCCACCGCCTGCTCGGTCAAATCGCTCTGGGGTGTGCTCGACGGCCTCATCTCCGGTGTCCTGCATCGGATCCGGCTGTCCGACCTCGTCGGCGAGCAGGGGCCGGTGGTGGTCAATCTGCGCGGTCATATCGAAGCGACCGTGGGGCAACTCCTCGGTCCTGCCACGCCGGGGCAGGGCAAGCCGCTGCCCGTGATCCAATAA
- a CDS encoding DUF488 family protein — translation MAISVKRVYDPPVAGDGLRVLVDRLWPRGLSKAAARIDLWVRDLSPSHELRQWYAHDPEKWTEFKRRYFTELAEHAEALAELAATARRRQVTLLFGSRELRRNNACALKEALQASTGNSAPARRVVPRSASRSGTKKRSGPAKRPTRDPRRRSTDSTT, via the coding sequence ATGGCAATCAGCGTGAAACGTGTCTATGACCCGCCTGTCGCCGGCGACGGCTTGCGGGTTCTGGTGGACCGGCTTTGGCCGCGCGGTCTGTCAAAAGCCGCGGCGAGAATTGATCTGTGGGTTCGAGATCTGTCCCCTTCTCATGAGCTGCGGCAGTGGTATGCGCACGATCCGGAGAAGTGGACGGAGTTCAAGCGCCGCTATTTCACAGAGCTGGCCGAACACGCCGAAGCGCTGGCCGAGCTCGCCGCCACGGCGCGACGACGCCAGGTCACACTGCTGTTCGGCTCGCGGGAACTGCGCCGCAACAACGCCTGCGCCCTGAAGGAAGCCCTGCAGGCATCGACAGGAAATTCGGCGCCGGCGCGTAGAGTCGTCCCTCGATCCGCCTCCCGCAGCGGAACCAAAAAGAGAAGCGGGCCGGCCAAGAGGCCGACCCGCGATCCTCGACGCCGATCAACCGACTCGACGACCTGA